From Maniola hyperantus chromosome 21, iAphHyp1.2, whole genome shotgun sequence, the proteins below share one genomic window:
- the LOC117992505 gene encoding uncharacterized protein: MAGTKLIGSTARLLLLSFPTFIMLSAAVVTEETRKCYWCGPLAEQVHRSRRAPACDASANYVTACEPGLPYCAVVATSPPYVESRLCVKLYQDECYPLFCNSTKSWKMTCPCRGDLCNGPNTERENEAFDILAKLVAKTRTTRIRKRTEINTVKFIPSGDEKTVIITNISALESNELNNVDTDMSNDKLTHIMLSDEQMVTFQEMKDDNIMLTDVTSTNDDMDEVSTEAMIEIMTETTTEKITPEPVENIHEVKQIEKRIDEVPKPSEPLPTAEALQQNASPNAASEKTIALTSFETTFLTTTDDDSELTTETTLPSKNNSKTMHKNIFDTLVCLNILILTHTFKYMQI, encoded by the exons ATGGCGGGTACGAAGTTAATTGGTTCGACGGCGAGATTGCTTCTACTGAGTTTTCCTACTTTCATTATGCTCAGTG CTGCCGTAGTAACCGAAGAGACAAGGAAATGCTACTGGTGCGGGCCACTGGCGGAGCAAGTGCACCGGAGTCGCCGAGCCCCAGCGTGCGACGCGTCGGCCAACTACGTGACCGCCTGCGAGCCCGGCCTGCCCTACTGCGCCGTCGTCGCTACTTCACCTC cGTACGTAGAATCAAGACTCTGCGTCAAACTTTACCAAGATGAATGTTACCCGCTCTTCTGCAACTCAACAAAATCATGGAAAATGACGTGTCCCTGCCGCGGGGATTTGTGCAATGGCCCAAATACCGAACGAGAAAATGAAGCGTTTGACATCCTTGCCAAATTAGTCGCGAAAACAAGAACTACCCGCATAAGAAAAAGAACTGAAATaaacacagtaaaattcataccTTCTGGTGATGAAAAAACTGTAATCATCACTAACATATCAGCGTTGGAGAGCAATGAACTTAATAATGTAGATACTGATATGAGTAATGATAAGCTAACACACATAATGTTGTCAGATGAACAAATGGTCACTTTTCAGGAAATGAAAGACGATAACATTATGTTAACAGATGTTACATCCACTAACGATGACATGGATGAAGTAAGTACAGAAGCGATGATTGAAATAATGACGGAAACAACAACAGAAAAAATAACTCCAGAGCCTGTAGAAAATATTCACGAGGTAAAACAAATTGAAAAGCGTATTGATGAAGTTCCGAAACCAAGCGAACCACTACCAACAGCGGAGGCTTTGCAACAAAATGCAAGTCCCAATGCAGCTAGTGAAAAAACAATTGCACTAACAAGCTTTGAAACTACTTTTCTAACCACCACTGATGATGATAGTGAACTAACAACGGAGACCACTCTACCATCAAAAAACAACTCCAAAACAATGCACAAAAACATCTTTGATACACTCGTATGTTTAAATATACTAATACTTACGCACACTTTTAAATACATGCAAATCTAA